A window of the Cicer arietinum cultivar CDC Frontier isolate Library 1 chromosome 6, Cicar.CDCFrontier_v2.0, whole genome shotgun sequence genome harbors these coding sequences:
- the LOC101490731 gene encoding LOW QUALITY PROTEIN: carbon catabolite repressor protein 4 homolog 3 (The sequence of the model RefSeq protein was modified relative to this genomic sequence to represent the inferred CDS: inserted 1 base in 1 codon), with translation MQRREALDWGLDNELWRVSFFIHSEMASSFSTPSSCLRLLSSSNPTRFKFTASYIHCHCRSNSNSNSYHTHQSHGIQRRWIQSFDQSLASPTHRFTVASYNILADRNASQHPDLYLNIPSRYINWDRRMRILSHELFEWNPDIICLQEVDKYFELSKILVEAGYAGSYKRRTGDSADGCAMFWKADKFNLLDGESIQYKNIGLRDNVAQLLVFETCGSGSRRLLVGNIHVLYNPNRGEVKLGQIRFLSSKAQTLSEKWGNAPVILAGDFNSTPQSGIYKFLSSSELNVKLYDRKELSGQKRCRPAQVLGDKKETVGPFILPDRLLDCWTDEEVKTATGDAECHLAVHPLKLNSSYATVDGSASTRGFNGEPLATSYHSKFLGTVDYLWYSDGIVPTRVLDTVSISDLLRAGGLPCKKVGSDHLGLVSEFSFSVAQNKSTXVEAAASPRIDIEERYYMQS, from the exons ATGCAAAGGAGAGAGGCGTTGGATTGGGGATTAGATAACGAATTGTGGCGCGTTTCGTTCTTCATTCATTCTGAAATGGCTTCTTCCTTTTCAACTCCTTCCTCTTGCCTCAGACTACTCTCTTCCTCCAACCCCACGCGCTTCAAGTTCACTGCTTCTTACATTCATTGCCATTGCCGTTccaattccaattccaattcTTATCATACACATCAATCTCACGGAATCCAACGCCGTTGGATTCAATCATTCGATCAATCGCTCGCATCTCCAACACATAGATTCACCGTAGCGTCATATAACATACTTGCTGATAGAAATGCTTCTCAACACCCTGATTTATACCTTAACATTCCTTCTCGTTACATCAATTGGGATCGTCGTATGAGAATTCTTTCTCACGAACTCTTCGAATGGAACCCTGATATTATCTGTTTACAG GAGGTGGACAAGTATTTTGAACTTTCTAAAATTTTGGTTGAGGCAGGATATGCAGGATCTtataag AGACGCACTGGAGATTCAGCTGACGGTTGTGCAATGTTTTGGAAAGCTGATAA GTTCAATTTATTAGATGGAGAGAGTATCCAATATAAGAACATTGGCCTTCGTGATAATGTTGCTCAGCTTCTAGTTTTTGAG ACGTGTGGATCTGGTTCAAGAAGACTATTGGTTGGTAACATCCACGTACTTTATAACCCAAACAGGGGAGAAGTTAAATTAGGTCAA ATTCGATTCCTCTCATCAAAAGCACAGACCCTCTCAGAGAAATGGGGTAATGCCCCTGTAATCCTAGCTGGTGATTTCAATAGTACTCCTCAG AGTGGAATATACAAGTTCTTGTCATCGTCTGAG CTTAATGTCAAGCTATATGACAGAAAGGAGTTATCTGGACAGAAACGCTGTCGTCCTGCTCAAGTTTTAGGTGATAAGAAAGAAACAGTTGGTCCATTTATTTTACCAGATAG ATTGTTAGATTGCTGGACAGATGAAGAGGTAAAAACTGCAACCGGTGATGCTGAGTGTCACTTGGCTGTGCATCCATTAAAGCTGAATAGTTCGTATGCCACAGTGGAT GGTTCAGCTAGTACACGGGGATTCAATGGTGAACCCCTGGCAACTTCCTATCACTCAAAGTTTCTTGGTACTGTAGATTACTTATG GTACTCTGACGGTATTGTACCTACAAGAGTTCTTGATACCGTTTCAATTAGCGATCTATTAAGGGCAGGTGGTCTACCATGCAAG AAAGTGGGAAGCGACCATTTGGGTTTAGTGTCTGAATTTTCCTTCTCAGTTGCCCAAAATAAATCTA TAGTTGAGGCAGCAGCATCACCTAGGATAGATATTGAAGAGCGTTACTATATGCAATCTTAG